In Hymenobacter gelipurpurascens, one DNA window encodes the following:
- the lepA gene encoding translation elongation factor 4 produces the protein MKNIRNFCIIAHIDHGKSTLADRLLEFTSTVSKRDMQAQLLDNMDLERERGITIKSHAIQMQYPYKGEIYTLNLIDTPGHVDFSYEVSRSIAACEGALLIVDSSQGIEAQTISNLYLAIGSDLTIIPVLNKIDLPHSMPEEVSDEIVDLIGCDRDEIIPASGKSGIGIEAILNAICERIPAPAGDPEAPLQALIFDSVFNSYRGIEVLFRIKNGTMKKGDKLRFMATGKEYGADEIGILGLNQEPRLEMSAGNVGYLISGIKEAREVKVGDTITHVARPTAEAIQGFADVKPMVFAGIYPVDTTEYEELRSCMEKLQLNDASLVWEPETSVALGFGFRCGFLGMLHMEIVQERLEREFNMTVITTVPSVQFHATGTKDQLLTINAPSEMPEPNMIKLIEEPYIKAQIITAADYVGPIITLCMEKRGIIKGQSYLTSERVELSFELPLSEIVFDFFDKLKTISRGYASLDYELIGFRESDMVKLDIMLNGEKVDALSAIVHRSKSYEWGRRLCEKLRELLPRQQFEIAIQASIGQKIISRETVKALRKNVIAKCYGGDISRKRKLLEKQKEGKKRMRQVGSVEIPQEAFLAVLKID, from the coding sequence GTGAAGAACATCCGCAATTTCTGCATCATCGCCCACATCGACCACGGTAAGAGTACCTTGGCCGACCGCCTGCTGGAATTTACCAGCACCGTCTCGAAGCGCGATATGCAAGCTCAGCTTCTCGACAACATGGATTTGGAGCGGGAGCGAGGCATTACCATCAAGAGCCACGCCATCCAGATGCAGTACCCCTACAAAGGGGAAATCTACACGCTCAACCTAATCGATACGCCCGGTCACGTCGATTTCAGCTACGAAGTATCCCGCTCCATTGCCGCCTGCGAAGGCGCTTTGCTGATTGTGGACTCGTCGCAGGGCATCGAGGCCCAGACGATTTCGAACTTGTACCTGGCCATCGGCTCCGACCTGACCATCATCCCGGTTCTCAACAAAATCGACTTGCCCCACTCCATGCCGGAGGAGGTGTCAGACGAGATTGTGGACCTCATCGGCTGCGACCGGGACGAAATCATTCCGGCCTCGGGTAAATCGGGCATCGGCATTGAAGCCATCCTGAACGCTATCTGTGAGCGGATTCCGGCTCCGGCCGGCGACCCGGAAGCGCCTTTGCAGGCCCTTATTTTCGACTCCGTTTTCAACTCGTATCGCGGCATCGAGGTTCTGTTTCGCATCAAGAACGGCACCATGAAAAAGGGCGATAAGCTCCGCTTCATGGCCACCGGCAAGGAATACGGCGCCGATGAAATCGGTATCCTGGGCCTCAACCAGGAACCGCGCCTGGAAATGAGCGCCGGCAACGTAGGCTACCTGATTTCAGGTATCAAAGAGGCCCGCGAAGTAAAGGTGGGTGATACCATCACGCACGTGGCCAGGCCTACCGCTGAAGCCATTCAGGGCTTTGCCGATGTGAAACCGATGGTATTTGCCGGTATCTACCCTGTGGATACCACCGAGTACGAGGAACTCCGCTCGTGCATGGAAAAGCTGCAGCTCAACGATGCCTCGCTGGTATGGGAACCCGAAACATCCGTTGCCCTAGGCTTCGGTTTCCGTTGCGGCTTCCTGGGCATGCTGCATATGGAAATCGTGCAGGAGCGCCTGGAGCGCGAGTTCAACATGACGGTAATTACCACTGTGCCGTCGGTGCAGTTCCACGCCACCGGCACCAAAGATCAGCTCCTGACCATCAACGCCCCAAGCGAAATGCCGGAGCCGAACATGATCAAGCTGATTGAAGAGCCCTACATCAAGGCCCAGATTATCACGGCTGCCGACTATGTAGGTCCCATCATCACGCTGTGTATGGAAAAGCGCGGCATCATCAAAGGCCAGAGCTACCTGACCAGTGAGCGAGTGGAGCTGTCGTTTGAGCTGCCGCTGTCGGAAATCGTGTTCGACTTCTTCGATAAGCTCAAGACTATTTCGCGCGGATACGCCTCCCTGGATTACGAGCTGATCGGTTTCCGTGAGTCGGATATGGTGAAGCTCGATATCATGCTGAACGGAGAGAAGGTCGATGCGTTGTCGGCCATCGTGCACCGCTCCAAGAGCTATGAATGGGGCCGCCGCCTCTGCGAAAAGCTCCGGGAGCTCCTTCCACGCCAGCAGTTCGAAATAGCCATTCAGGCCAGCATCGGGCAAAAAATCATTTCGCGGGAAACCGTGAAGGCCCTGCGCAAAAACGTAATTGCCAAGTGCTACGGCGGCGACATTAGCCGGAAGCGCAAACTGCTTGAAAAGCAGAAAGAAGGCAAGAAGCGGATGCGCCAAGTGGGTTCCGTAGAAATTCCTCAAGAGGCCTTCCTGGCCGTCTTGAAAATCGATTAA
- a CDS encoding bifunctional 5,10-methylenetetrahydrofolate dehydrogenase/5,10-methenyltetrahydrofolate cyclohydrolase encodes MTTAPEATTYRLIDGKQTAEAIKEEIAAEVTQLKAAGHKVPHLAAILVGHDGGSETYVRNKVLACERVGFESTLLRYEDTITEAELLAKVEELNHDPEIDGFIVQLPLPRHIDTNKVIEAVMPEKDVDGFHPMNIGRMVAGLPALLPATPSGIVELLRRYELVTDGKHCVVIGRSNIVGTPVSILLAKNLEPGNCTVTLCHSRTQNLAEITRTADILVAALGRPEFVTADMVKPGAVVIDVGTTRVEDATKKSGWALKGDVNFAEVAPLTSYITPVPGGVGPMTIAMLLLNTLRAAKGEVYPKQA; translated from the coding sequence ATGACCACAGCGCCCGAAGCTACCACCTACCGCCTCATCGACGGAAAGCAAACCGCAGAGGCTATCAAAGAAGAAATTGCTGCGGAGGTAACCCAGCTGAAAGCAGCTGGCCATAAGGTGCCACACTTGGCCGCCATTCTGGTAGGCCACGATGGCGGTTCCGAAACCTACGTCCGCAACAAAGTACTTGCCTGCGAACGGGTAGGGTTCGAGAGCACGCTGCTCCGCTACGAGGACACCATTACGGAGGCTGAGCTATTGGCCAAAGTAGAGGAGCTCAACCACGACCCTGAGATTGATGGCTTCATTGTGCAGTTGCCCTTACCGCGCCATATCGATACCAACAAGGTGATTGAAGCGGTAATGCCCGAAAAGGATGTGGATGGCTTTCACCCAATGAATATTGGGCGGATGGTGGCAGGCCTACCGGCCTTGCTGCCTGCCACGCCTTCGGGTATTGTGGAGCTGTTGCGCCGCTACGAACTTGTGACGGATGGCAAGCACTGCGTGGTTATTGGTCGTTCGAATATTGTTGGAACACCGGTTAGCATACTGTTGGCTAAGAACTTAGAGCCTGGAAACTGCACGGTTACTTTATGTCATTCGCGCACACAGAACCTGGCCGAAATCACCCGTACCGCTGACATTCTGGTGGCTGCCCTAGGCCGACCGGAGTTCGTAACGGCCGATATGGTGAAGCCGGGTGCGGTGGTTATTGATGTGGGCACCACCCGGGTAGAGGATGCCACCAAGAAGTCGGGCTGGGCCCTGAAAGGCGACGTTAACTTTGCTGAAGTTGCGCCGCTTACCTCCTACATTACTCCGGTTCCGGGTGGCGTGGGTCCCATGACCATTGCCATGCTCTTGCTCAATACCCTGCGGGCTGCTAAAGGGGAAGTGTATCCGAAACAGGCCTAG